The Papaver somniferum cultivar HN1 chromosome 6, ASM357369v1, whole genome shotgun sequence genome segment CAGCCTTGCCATGGTGGCCAAGACGACTATGCCAAACATCAGGTGAACAGACGGCAAGAGAAAATTGGTGAGGTGGTGACGAGAAGGAGGATGGAACGGTAGATGTAGTGATGGGATAGAGCTCCCCAGAACTATCACATCGTAGAATAGTCTTCCTCGAGCTCaagtccttcacagaaaaaccataaggatcaaactcaacagacacatgattatcagtggtaAATTTACGAACAGAGATTAAGTTTTTGATGATGGAAGGAACGACTAGAGTGTTTTTGAGGTGAAGGGTGTGATATGGGAGATTTATGAACCTAGAGCCACTAGCAGTTACCGGAATGCTATTGCCATTTCCCACTAATACAGACCGTACTTTGCTCGAATGAAAAACATTATGCAGGGTACCTGGATCCGAGGTGATGTGTGAGGTTGCGCCAGTGTCCATATAGAAGTCATCATCAGGTGTTCGAATGATCATGGAGTTATATTCTTCGGAAATGTCCGATGGGTGAAGGCATTCCATGGTGGGAGTGATGTACGCTTGTGGTGAACGGGCTGTTATAGTGCTTCGACTACGGCCACGCCCACGTCCAACGAAATGTTGTTGAGAAGCCCAGTACGGATCCGTTGAGTGGTAGCCTGGAGTCGTAGGATATGGGCTTGGGGGAGTCGACCAGTGAGAAGCCCAGGTAGGTGTTGTTGGGTAGGGATGCCGTGGGCCTGCTGGAGTTGGCAGGAGAGGCGCTTGTCGGCCCAGCGAAAATCTGTGTTGTTCAGTAGCTGACGAACGGGGAGAAGAAGGTGCAGGAGGTGGAGGACGGCGGCTGTTGGCGGCTGCAAGGGCAGTGTGGGAGCCGGAATTTGATAGATTTTCACGTCGAATATCCTCAGTACGTAGTTGAGATCGAGCAGTGTCAAAGGATGGCATCAATTGTTGAATGAAGGAGACAACAGTGTTGTATTCCTTCGGAAGTCCATTGACAAGTTGAATAACCAAACGTTTCTCATCCATTGGAAAATCGAGGTCACTTAATCGATTTGAAAGTGCATGTAGTTTATCACAATAATCATCAACATTGTTACAATCAAAAAACTTTAGATTTACGAACTTACTTTCGAGATTGGCGGCATGGCTTCCTTTGTTGTCTTGGAAGAGGCGTTTAACATGATCCCATAACTCTTTGGCAGTGTTTCCAGTTCTGAGAACGGTAAGCATCAAATCTTTGGtcatggtggagaacatccattgaCGACAGAGGGCATCAAGTTGTAGTATGGTGGAAGCGTCAAGATCCGGTGGTGGAATAGAATCATCAATAAGAAAAAGTAGGTTGTGtgcttgaagatgaagttgaaacaGGAAAACCCATGAAGAATATTCGTCCTGTTTGATATCTAGATTAATAGGGATCAAAGTTTTGATGTTAGAGACGGCAAAACCCGGATGTAAGGATTTTTTATCGCTTACCATGGATGATTATTGTTGATTtaggggaagaagaagatgatggatcgagtcTGAGCTTCTGATACCATGTCAGAGTTTTGGTAATCAATCCTTAATGTTTATTATTCCATAAACTCATATAAGTAGAGTTTTGTATATTACAGGAAATCTGGGAGAAGTCAATGCAAATCCACTATTCTCCTAGAACAGAAAGGTAACTAAATAACAGAAAGGTAACTAAATATTCTGAAAATATGTTGTCTATTACTAATATCTAATTACTTAACTTTGTTTTGATATTTCAGCACATATTCGATAGTCTATATATCATGTCACGTGAATCGGCTTGGATGCTGAAGAAACTCAAGGATTCCCATTTTACAAGTCCCTCCTCTATCATGGAGTCTAACAAGATTCTTGATATAATCATGGTTTTTATTTCaaagttcaagaaaacaaaggtATGTAACATTGTACATATATTTCCTGTTTGTTCTCATTGAGACCATTGAATGTCATAAATTAGgatcctttattttattattgagTTTCTGTTCTAGGAATCGTTGGATCAGTATCTTCTCGATGAATGTTGCGGCTTTAATGATCATCTAATGCAATTGGTTAAGCAAAAGGATGAAATATTAGATGATTTTGGAGTATGCATAAAGAAACTCCAAGACCAAGGCGTTGAAAGAAAATCTGTCGCGGAAATGCTGCTTGGATGTTTTGTAGATGTAATCAATATGTACCACAACCATGCAGAGCGAGGCAATCCGTCCGGGGACACCTGCTCTTCCCTTCAATGTGCCTTTTCTGAGGCTGCCAAGGAATCATCAGAGCTGATAaataaagcaatagagaaactaAATTAAGTCAGGTGTTCTGATCTTACCGGTGGAGGCTCTCCACTTGGATGTATCGCTTTGTGGAGAGTTATATTCGAATCATCTCTAATTAATCTTCGGTTGGACTATATATGTGAAAACTACCGTGAAAAAGTCAAACTCGGGGTACGTAACCCATTCTTTTCTCACCAGTTTATACCTTAATCATGATTCCATTAAAATTATACCAATTGTTTCTTACATGCATGCCTTCATTTGAATTGAATGTACCACACGGGTTAAACCGTTAGACACTGCCACGAACGATCAGCTGGATCAAATTAGGCTGTCGATTAATAAACTATTGACAGTTGGAGAAAGCGTCCTAGTTGAATTTATAGCCATGCAAAAAACGGTAAATACTTTATCTTTGTAACTTTGTAAGATTTAGGTTCTGGTTGAGCATGAAAGTATGAAGTTGTATTTTAGATTCTTGGAACTGTTGGATACCACTTTATCTGATGAGAAACTCTGAAATGTCTTCTTGCTGTAAGTTTTTAATCCCTATGGATTTGTAACTAGCTTGGCTACGTCATATTTCTTACTATTGCATGTCCTTCAACTTGCGATCATTCTATGTACTATTGTGTTTTGTGTGCAGTTTGCGAGGTTTTAAGACTGAAAATGCTGCACTTTTGATTGGCAGGTGGCAGAAGTTTCTTATATGTTAGGAGATTCTTTTACAACTGGTGGTGCTGGTATAAGAGGTTCGAGTGATGTTACCCATCCTGGGACCTCAAGCAAGCAGGTTGACAAAGTAATGGATTTCAATCTCGATGATTTCCCTTGGGATAAACACAttgttcatgaatatttcaaGATTGACTCGAACGATCCCAAGACGAGGAAATGGATGGAAGATAATCCAAACTACGGGGACTATACTTAGGGTTGACCGTGAACATGTAATCGGAACTCCGAACAGAAGCCATCCAATATCTTTTGGCATTGGGTACAACCTTCAAAAGACTAAAAGGTGACACATCAAATTAGTAGGCAGTGCATTGTAAGGTTCATCGCATTCTGCTCGGGGACCCATCTTGTAGACGGAAATAGCAGTAAAACTGTTGGTCGTGATGAAAGTTAATGCCAGCTACATGATGAGATGCAAATTTGCAGGCTCTTAAGTTGCGAGTTACATCTGTTGAGGGCCTTGAGGCtgctttttttatatatatactacctcagtttcaaaataataggtaaGTTTGTGTATAAATTTATGCACAAATCTGCCTATTTtttagagacggagggagtagtataaTGCATGTGAATCGAATAGAATACCTTTGCCCTTTTACACTAGCAATTTAGGTCGCACATTTCATTCAGTTTTTGGTTTGTAATATCAAAGATGAtcataaagaaaaggaaaataatgCAGAACAAAGAATAAAGTGACTTTGAAACGGAAAACCTTGCAACCATTTCTGAAATATATAAACTctgaaataaaattataaaattcaGAGTTACATGTAATTGTAATTGATATATGAAGTTTGTTTAAAATGGAAGAGTTGATGCAATGTATAGATTGAAGTTCAACTGGGGTTAGAGAGCAGTTGTGTGAGAACCTTTGTCCTGTCTGACTGAACCTATTAAGTCTAACTCGCTTTTATTATCGCTTGACTCACTCTCTCTGACTGAGTTATTTCTTTCACCTGAATCAGTCTTCGGAATAAGTTAACTCTGTAACCAGGTTTTAACTCGTTTTGACTCAGAGACCTGACCAGTAGATCAAATTTATCCTGGACTTGACCtgtgaccctggactttgacttgGTGTGGCCTGTTAGTTGACCtgtttgaccgttagttgactcatatGGACCAGGCCTTAAGTTAATGGGATGGTtcagtggacttgggcttagagaCAGTTTTCCTATTTAAAATGATTTGGAACACTTATCGTATGCAGATAGGCcttaagttgtagatattcataatacCTATCAAATGGACTagagaaccaacctaattgaattagtaaacctttgatatgctaaagatagaaaatgaaaaaggtgtagaaccataaatgagcttagaaccattagatagttaaCTTAGATTTTAACTAGATACTcgtatgaaattatgttatgaaCCTTGTACGAGCCTTTTGGATAAACTCTTAGAGTGATTGTATGATTAACATTTGATCTTTATTTACAACGATTGattcaaggatgaaccagtggatcgaaGATCTCGatgtaggcgtggcttgtcatcaaaagaggtgggaatttacattaACTTTTTTGTAATCATtgatgtttcttttacaaaaatttatgtttcataaactcatgcattatctgattttgaattccatgcattgtttgattttgaattccgaaagtttccattgcttggaaaggatcTATAATGTTTTTGCTCGTCTTTATGAATGttgtgggaaataagaatttccatctgCGGTATATAGGATATATTCATTCACCCTTCTTTTATATCTATGTTTAAGTTTTATTAGGTGTGGAATTGGCATTAATATTATCCTATtaggtgtggaattggcatcaatattattAGTTAAAGAAGGAACTTGTTCTATGTACATGATTGTTTATTCTAGTCCGTTGGTTATTCTTTAATGATTGGAAAAACATGTATTAATTTTTAAATCATgtcaatgattacttgaaagttaaatattATTTCTACCGGACACCTCTGTtacggatgatgtgctcactAAATTTTTACTTTCAGTTTCTTAGAAATATTAAGATATGCATGTGGCGATGGTCGTTCAAGTTTTGGAAGCTTCAAGGAGTTAGTTTGATAGTTTGTTAGCATCTGCTATATTTATTTGTGTTTATAatttatttgcaaaccaaatcactattgaatatgtatcatctgaaaggagttcttgtatatacgCATTTCAGAGCAATGGGATAATTTCCTTCCCAATATGGAATTTGCTTATAACACTTCAATCAATCGATCCACAGGTAAGACACCTTTTGAGATTGTTTATTCTAAAGTTCCTAATCATATTTTGGATTTGGTAGTGCTTCCCAGGCTGCATAAACCAAATGCTAAAGCAGATAACTTTGTTGAGAAAGCTTCACTCATACATCAAGAGGTAAAGTCAAAACTTGCAGCTTCAAATAACAAGTACAAGGAAGATGCAAATCAACATAGGagatttaagacttttgatgaagGGGAATTGTTTTGATTCATCTCATAAAAGAAAGATTTCCTACTGGTACTTATAACAAGACCAAGATGAATAAATATGGACCATTCAAGAGtttgaagaaaatcagtgataaTGCATATGTTATTGATCTTCCATCAAATTGGAACATCTTTAATATATTCAATGTGCAAGAAATTTTTACTTTTCATGGAGAGAGTGAAGTTCTTTCTATTCATTTACTCGAGGGAGAGTTTCTTTCAAAAAGGGGGattgatgtagtacatctttttACGTATCAACTACGACAGTTGACCCCTGAAGCGTGTATCAACTATGACAGTTGATCCTTCGTACGTGTATCAACTATTACAGTTGATCCCATACGACAGATGGGTTTACTTGCTTTGCAAGACTTCTTTCCTAGTTTGTTTagatttcattttcttttgtctttagtcggttcttgtgaacctatttaaaggctatgccttcttgttttaagaacacatcttattatcaatgtTATTAATCAATTATCAAGTGTATTATCAAACCCTAAAGTTTTGATCCTTGAATCAAActttattaagtttctgacgaaacttaaacctatcctTAACTTAAAACAACTAGTTTGCTACCAAAAGACTAAAAGGCGACACATCAAATTAGTAGGCAGTGCATTGTAAGGTTCATCGCATTCTGCTTGGGGACCCATCTTGTAGGAATAACAGTAAAACTGTTGGCCATGACGAAGTTAATGCCAGCTACATGAATTTGGTGTATGATGAGAAGCAAATTTGCAGGCTCTTAAGTGGCAAGTTACATCTGTTGAGGGCCTTGAGGCTGCTTCTTTATAGATATAGTATAATGTATGCGAATCGAACAGAATACCTTTGCCTTTTTGCACTAGCAATTTAGGCGGCGCATTTCAAAAAGGCCCTAATTTCGATAATTAAAACGCACATTTCATTCAGTTTTTTGTTTGTAATATCAAAGATGATCATAACGAAAATAAAAATATGATGCAGAACA includes the following:
- the LOC113291028 gene encoding uncharacterized protein LOC113291028, which produces MVSDKKSLHPGFAVSNIKTLIPINLDIKQDEYSSWVFLFQLHLQAHNLLFLIDDSIPPPDLDASTILQLDALCRQWMFSTMTKDLMLTVLRTGNTAKELWDHVKRLFQDNKGSHAANLESKFVNLKFFDCNNVDDYCDKLHALSNRLSDLDFPMDEKRLVIQLVNGLPKEYNTVVSFIQQLMPSFDTARSQLRTEDIRRENLSNSGSHTALAAANSRRPPPPAPSSPRSSATEQHRFSLGRQAPLLPTPAGPRHPYPTTPTWASHWSTPPSPYPTTPGYHSTDPYWASQQHFVGRGRGRSRSTITARSPQAYITPTMECLHPSDISEEYNSMIIRTPDDDFYMDTGATSHITSDPGLELEEDYSTM